A single window of Larimichthys crocea isolate SSNF chromosome XII, L_crocea_2.0, whole genome shotgun sequence DNA harbors:
- the rai1 gene encoding retinoic acid-induced protein 1 isoform X2, which yields MQETRGTTALTIIISLSLLLLPLHLPAFRTPNPPFPPFPSHLTSPSLLWLQTERVMQSFRERSGGYHSNQPCYQQEPHELSRLETYRQHPHHPHPQHPHPGPGPHPGPGPGPGHTRSGYEAHSLANPTSMPPAGGPGSGGGPKDCYSQQAYPGYPGSGGGNGSGNGSSAPSQAKKTYRGSKVPPPSAGQHLQGPGGYGNPMGSGNYSAQYMSEGHLQQKWEDPAQLAQYEQEMVGRMEASGTPAPGSSQYIDQNMLGHSQTQCHQPSTPAYTSPHHQPHPPNPAPSPLMYPQSHLHYPQHSPSPSPYMEKCSPMPHCYKGYNMPPNSQYGRQMSSHSSLKPGGYRPTQNSYGYQQPPSRGYEQQPPLQALTNPQEPHPKYQHYNQPQQNYCLSELSVRSPEQYYQTCSPSSSHSPARSVGRSPSYSSTPSPLMTNPESFQYGQPPMTPGTASSSSSSSAGMQEQASTNTMLMPPRSHPSPNVPHAAPHSYTTTPQVPTMKERFSEKLLSNPSLWSLNALTSQVENISNNVQQLLLSEALVANKKGSKRNSGGSNSSAGSGASSKKGEEYKSPPYPDGGGGSSVGGGPMQDPYSTPQHQPMPMELHEGGYSSSSDEQLERGYYYCSQGRSPAQAPSNTQLSLDTASSCSMTSPDDMSTRSGDSGLHNLTPDPTRCQSGQGRDDISTPVKSIGDERSPTSITIPSPMKQERDSPSDIQHINEPVKENFEESAWTEKSADKEEVTEKKPDCERDSDITTENLEKWSDEEKCPALYNKVNKGVTEKSYCYKETEYQEVQSKYDPDARDSVEQSPAALSDSSHKEHFGQEMKREAFKSESPTASESSVKTLPFISRVDLEQDQYSTEKEDSSENTSPTPQVEVLDESNSDKRESRDEEDEEEGEGEEEADDEEEDEIQKQTQHTLSPPLSAEIREELGEGEKVSQSSTEEHMNNRDGPEKPPGDLCSRTESQSTEHHTDNESAGAPVHPNAAAATAAPDVSTRESAIGDTAPQPQSAMPVFSALNDKATPPASGSRDHIDHSDAKVLEPDSPQLPGKSILPSAPSWADTPPSPKKGDEDMEPGISCASAMTPLAKPEPVAPSAQPRAFGRKHARGRRRIMHSGVGIRRQLSLEQDGEKEEEGAHLPTQKPCMPPSKTVIFSDQMDLAHRESIVSQTPKMLNDGFRSRMCTRSFNAPDLPPKIEPHVKRKPGPKPGSKPGLKPGPKPGPKPGTKPGAKPGPKPGPKPGIKPGPKPGPKAGPKPGPKPVLHEPELTQKIEPPVKRKPGPKPGSKPGPKPGTKPGPKPGTKPTLKPGPKPGPKPGPKPADTPDTVPIKAPVGRPKGSVSKAKLVQQEETIQPLIGLQSRGRKSLKATISQENQDVKPINQEEKQTNHEAKAPEKEGKNMVLRSRKPSQEKLSKEKEKIIEEDILPQTLTEIEASEVSPNVLESVTVEQTLTPIPNAVKNTDVPVDPPAPLASPIPTEQSEEKTSLSLKRKPSPELSTMPVKKKRGPKPKPKPLPPQPPILEQVVSTPKEKAVRGPKRKRGPPKKVSVVTPLSKDTPPSISETDITDVPVVPPQCPTKTKVLPPRKGRGQKYEAMVQKITSPSSKKHIPIPQIDSNLTDDVTTKVLSQHVLKEGETSMLVNSTEMIEGEVKSIECRQEGVKQQRKEEVTQERGKQVKVNQEVPTPEEVRQGVEEEVVKKKETRQESIKQGTQQDVGSDKVWSSIEAPLEVRAPGKWAQPASEGVSFVVTKSARTKRKRWAMVESTDASVVALEAGSLIVTTPRLAKQRAIKNNHEMHLKQRRKKRKGQAPLVEAETVEETNIETAEQQQERVEEKVTPTESTVPLPISPDEITEAPQLTSTELIQKSRRGRKPSANPTKRKRGKASSEQIPGKPMKVHKKPGPKPGMKDAIEVIEAVVRAAGCEQDETEERQKDEMERREGEKTEDQETCIVGPVVTISEKQTETISVKRFRRKTVHQNSKLSFCPYVRINNSRDFSSWCAIVNKPEDAVIFQRRRKKGILRMRNPFTVAKVVPHTAAMLQGPLVNRNLSESRCLTCSLCGKPANYRDLGDLCGPYYTEDGIPRKILTIRHRESLREESQKTTDDNSSSSEEPGSSSKDEVEGSTEKEGKTETCTQEGSSSRHHHWHYRRTERTERIGQEGGPRRLTLRERFRRMKQLQAISTGASSNQEGSDSTFQRLQVEAEAKEHWAHENCAIWTKGVIMVAGRLYGLKEAANNSAQTSCYKCQIVGASLSCCWRGCSHKYHYVCAKEIGCTFHEDDFSIKCPKHEDL from the exons atgcagGAAACCCGAGGCACAACTGCACTAACCATcataatttctctctctcttctcttgctTCCCCTCCATCTCCCTGCCTTCAGAACCCCTaacccccccttcccccctttCCCGTCTCACCTCACCTCCCCCTCCCTGCTCTGGCTACAGACGGAGAGAGTTATGCAGTCCTTCCGTGAGCGGAGCGGTGGTTACCACAGCAACCAACCCTGCTACCAGCAGGAACCCCATGAATTATCCCGCCTGGAGACCTACCGGCAACACCCGCATCATCCCCACCCCCAGCACCCACACCCAGGACCCGGTCCACATCCAGGCCCTGGGCCAGGCCCGGGGCACACCAGGTCAGGCTATGAAGCTCACTCACTGGCAAACCCCACGAGCATGCCTCCAGCGGGAGGACCAGGAAGCGGAGGAGGACCCAAGGACTGTTACAGCCAGCAAGCCTACCCTGGATACCCAGGCAGTGGTGGAGGGAATGGAAGTGGAAATGGAAGCTCAGCACCCTCACAGGCAAAAAAAACCTACAGAGGAAGCAAAGTGCCCCCACCGAGCGCCGGTCAGCACCTACAGGGTCCTGGAGGCTATGGTAACCCCATGGGTTCTGGGAATTACTCAGCCCAGTATATGAGTGAGGGCCACCTCCAGCAGAAATGGGAGGACCCTGCCCAGTTAGCACAGTATGAGCAGGAGATGGTGGGACGTATGGAGGCTAGTGGTACCCCTGCACCTGGCTCGTCCCAATACATAGACCAAAACATGTTGGGCCACTCCCAGACGCAATGCCACCAACCATCCACCCCTGCCTATACCAGTCCCCACCACCAACCTCACCCTCCTAACCCTGCCCCGTCCCCTCTCATGTACCCCCAGAGTCACCTGCACTACCCCCAGCACTCACCCTCTCCATCGCCATACATGGAAAAATGCAGCCCTATGCCCCACTGTTATAAAGGGTACAATATGCCCCCCAATTCCCAGTATGGCAGGCAAATGAGCAGCCACAGCAGTTTGAAGCCGGGGGGTTACAGACCAACCCAGAACAGTTATGGCTACCAGCAGCCTCCCTCCAGAGGTTATGAGCAGCAGCCCCCTTTACAGGCCCTGACCAACCCCCAGGAGCCCCATCCTAAATACCAACACTACAACCAACCTCAACAAAACTACTGTCtctcagagctgtctgtcaGATCACCAGAACAGTATTATCAGACTTGTAGTCCCTCCTCAAGCCACTCCCCTGCGCGTTCTGTAGGACGCTCCCCCTCGTACAGCTCCACCCCTTCACCACTAATGACCAACCCAGAGTCATTCCAATATGGTCAACCTCCCATGACCCCCGGGAcagcctcctcttcttcatcctcttcagcTGGTATGCAGGAGCAAGCCAGTACCAACACCATGTTAATGCCCCCACGCTCACATCCCTCACCCAATGTGCCACATGCAGCCCCTCACAGCTATACTACCACACCGCAGGTCCCCACCATGAAAGAACGCTTCTCAGAGAAGTTGTTGTCCAACCCCAGCTTGTGGAGCCTGAATGCCCTCACCTCTCAGGTAGAGAACATCTCTAATAAtgtccagcagctgctgctttcaGAGGCCCTGGTGGCTAATAAGAAAGGCAGTAAGCGCAACAGTGGAGGGAGCAACAGCAGTGCTGGAAGTGGAGCATCCTCCAAAAAGGGTGAAGAGTACAAAAGTCCTCCATAcccagatggtggtggtggtagtagcGTTGGTGGAGGTCCCATGCAGGACCCTTACTCTACCCCACAGCACCAGCCAATGCCTATGGAACTCCACGAGGGAGGCTACTCCAGCAGTAGTGATGAACAACTGGAGAGGGGTTACTACTACTGTAGCCAGGGCAGAAGTCCTGCACAGGCCCCCAGTAACACACAACTCAGCCTGGATACAGCCTCTTCATGCTCCATGACATCTCCAGATGATATGTCCACCAGATCTGGGGACTCAGGTTTGCACAACCTTACTCCTGACCCTACTAGATGTCAGTCAGGGCAGGGAAGAGATGACATAAGTACTCCAGTGAAGAGCATTGGTGACGAGAGGTCTCCCACAAGTATTACAATCCCCAGTCCTATGAAACAAGAAAGGGACTCTCCTTCAGATATACAGCATATCAATGAGCCTGTCAAAGAAAACTTTGAAGAATCAGCCTGGACAGAGAAATCAGCTGACAAAGAGgaggtgacagaaaaaaaacctgactGTGAGAGAGATTCAGATATAACAACAGAGAATCTGGAAAAATGGTCAGATGAAGAGAAATGCCCAGCTCTCTacaacaaagtaaacaaaggGGTGACAGAAAAAAGCTATTGCTATAAGGAGACAGAGTACCAAGAGGTCCAGAGCAAATATGACCCTGACGCAAGAGACTCAGTCGAACAGTCCCCAGCTGCCCTCTCTGACTCCAGCCACAAGGAGCACTTTGGCcaagagatgaaaagagaggCATTCAAATCCGAGTCTCCAACTGCTTCCGAGAGCTCGGTGAAAACATTGCCTTTCATTTCTAGGGTTGACCTTGAACAGGATCAATATTCCACTGAGAAGGAAGACAGCTcagagaacacctctccaaccCCCCAAGTTGAGGTCTTGGACGAGAGCAACtcagacaagagagagagcagagatgaggaggatgaagaggagggggaaggagaagaggaggcagatgacgaagaagaagatgaaatacagaaacaaacacaacatactCTCTCGcctcctctgtctgcagagATTAGGGAGGAACTGGGGGAAGGGGAAAAAGTGAGTCAGTCATCGACTGAGGAGCACATGAATAATAGAGACGGGCCAGAGAAGCCTCCTGGAGATCTCTGCAGCAGGACAGAGAGTCAGAGTACTGAGCATCACACTGACAATGAGTCTGCAGGGGCGCCTGTCCATccaaatgcagcagcagcaacagcagcaccagACGTTTCTACAAGAGAATCAGCCATTGGTGACACTGCTCCTCAGCCTCAGTCTGCTATGCCAGTCTTCTCAGCTCTCAATGATAAGGCAACACCTCCAGCTTCAGGCTCCAGAGATCATATTGATCACAGTGATGCTAAAGTGCTGGAGCCAGACTCTCCTCAGCTTCCAGGGAAGTCAATACTTCCCTCAGCCCCCTCCTGGGCAGACACACCACCCTCTCCAAAAAAAGGTGATGAGGACATGGAGCCAGGCATCAGCTGTGCTAGTGCCATGACCCCCTTGGCCAAACCAGAGCCTGTGGCCCCATCTGCTCAGCCAAGGGCATTCGGACGTAAGCACGCAAGGGGCAGAAGAAGAATAATGCATTCAGGTGTAGGAATCAGGCGACAGTTAAGCTTGGAGCAGGATGgtgaaaaggaagaagaaggagctcaCTTGCCTACACAGAAACCCTGCATGCCCCCTAGCAAAACTGTGATATTCTCAGATCAAATGGATCTAGCTCATCGGGAATCTATTGTGAGCCAGACTCCTAAAATGCTAAATGATGGTTTCCGTTCGAGAATGTGCACTCGTTCATTTAATGCACCAGATTTGCCACCCAAAATTGAGCCTCATGTGAAGAGAAAACCAGGCCCAAAACCAGGTTCGAAGCCTGGGCTCAAACCAGGGCCAAAACCAGGACCAAAACCAGGGACAAAACCAGGAGCAAAGCCAGGTCCGAAACCAGGTCCTAAACCAGGCATAAAGCCCGGACCAAAGCCTGGGCCAAAAGCTGGACCAAAACCAGGACCAAAACCTGTGCTACATGAACCAGAGCTGACACAGAAAATTGAGCCTCCTGTGAAGCGTAAACCAGGACCCAAACCAGGTTCAAAACCTGGGCCAAAACCTGGGACAAAACCTGGACCAAAACCTGGGACAAAACCAACTCTAAAACCTGGTCCAAAACCAGGACCTAAGCCTGGACCCAAGCCTGCAGATACACCTGACACTGTACCTATCAAGGCCCCAGTGGGTCGCCCCAAAGGCTCTGTTTCTAAAGCAAAGCTGGTACAACAAGAGGAAACCATCCAGCCTCTGATAGGATTACAAAGCAGGGGCAGGAAAAGCCTAAAAGCTACAATATCACAAGAAAACCAGGATGTAAAACCAATCAaccaggaagaaaaacaaacaaaccatgagGCCAAAGCACCAGAAAAGGAGGGTAAGAACATGGTTTTGAGATCCAGAAAGCCCTCACAAGAAAAACTgtcaaaggaaaaagaaaaaatcatagAGGAAGATATTCTACCACAGACACTAACAGAAATTGAAGCCAGTGAGGTTTCTCCTAATGTACTGGAGTCTGTTACAGTGGAACAAACTCTAACTCCAATTCCTAATGCAgtcaaaaacacagatgttccAGTAGACCCACCTGCACCACTTGCTTCACCAATCCCaactgaacaatctgaagaaaaGACATCACTTTCACTAAAACGAAAACCTAGCCCAGAGCTCTCAACAATGCCagtaaagaaaaagaggggTCCAAAGCCCAAACCAAAGCCCCTACCACCCCAACCCCCAATACTGGAACAGGTTGTGTCTACACCTAAAGAGAAAGCTGTCCGGGGCCCAAAAAGAAAGCGAGGGCCACCCAAGAAAGTCTCTGTGGTCACTCCACTATCCAAAGACACCCCTCCCAGCATTAGTGAAACTGACATCACTGATGTCCCTGTGGTGCCTCCTCAGTGCCCAACTAAAACAAAAGTTCTCCCACCACGCAAAGGCAGAGGACAGAAATATGAGGCCATGGTGCAGAAAATTACATCTCCTAGCTCAAAGAAGCACATCCCAATTCCCCAGATAGATAGCAATCTAACTGATGATGTGACAACCAAGGTTTTGTCTCAACATGTCTTAAAGGAAGGTGAGACATCTATGCTCGTAAACAGCACTGAGATGATAGAGGGAGAGGTGAAAAGCATAGAGTGTCGACAAGAAGGAGtgaaacaacagagaaaagaggaggtgaCACAAGAAAGAGGAAAGCAGGTTAAGGTTAATCAAGAGGTACCAACGCCAGAAGAGGTGAGACAAGGAGTGGAGGAAGAGGTAgtaaaaaagaaggaaacaagacaagaaagcATTAAACAAGGGACACAACAGGATGTTGGATCTGACAAGGTTTGGAGCTCAATAGAGGCCCCATTAGAAGTCAGGGCTCCAGGAAAGTGGGCACAACCAGCCTCAGAAGGTGTATCTTTTGTTGTCACTAAGTCTGCCAGAactaaaagaaagagatggGCCATGGTGGAGAGTACAGATGCCTCAGTAGTTGCCTTGGAAGCAGGGAGCCTAATAGTTACAACTCCAAGGCTAGCCAAACAGAGGGCCATTAAAAACAACCATGAAATGCACCTAAagcagagaaggaagaagagaaaaggccAAGCCCCACTGGTAGAAGCAGAGACAGTTGAGGAGACAAATATTGAAACTGCAGAACAACAGCAGGAGAGGGTAGAGGAGAAAGTGACCCCCACAGAGTCCACAGTACCTCTGCCAATCAGTCCAGATGAGATCACAGAAGCCCCCCAGCTTACCAGCACAGAACTCATCCAGAAATCTAGGAGAGGCAGAAAACCATCAGCAAATCCAACCAAAAGGAAACGAGGCAAAGCCTCATCAGAGCAGATTCCTGGCAAGCCGATGAAGGTCCACAAAAAGCCTGGGCCAAAACCTGGGATGAAGGATGCCATTGAAGTTATTGAAGCTGTAGTAAGGGCTGCAGGATGTGAACAGgatgaaacagaggaaagacagaaagatgaaatggaaagaagggaaggagaaaagacagaagatcAGGAGACATGTATTGTGGGTCCTGTAGTGACAATATcagaaaaacagactgaaacCATTTCTGTGAAAAGATTCAGGCGCAAGACAGTCCATCAAAACTCTAaactgtctttctgtccttaTGTGCGGATTAACAACTCCAGAGACTTTTCTTCTTGGTGTGCCATAGTCAACAAGCCTGAGGATGCAGTTATATTTCAGAGACGTAGAAAAAAGGGCATACTCAGAATGAGGAATCCCTTCACAGTTGCAAAGGTAGTACCACACACTGCTGCCATGCTACAGGGACCTTTGGTAAATAGAAATCTAAGTGAATCTAGGTGTCTTACATGTAGCCTTTGTGGAAAGCCAGCAAATTACAGAGACCTAGGTGACCTGTGTGGACCGTATTACACAGAGGATGGTATTCCACGGAAGATTTTGACGATCAGGCACAGAGAATCCCTCAGGGAAGAGTCACAGAAGACCACCGACGACAACAGTAGCAGCAGTGAAGAACCAGGCAGCTCCTCAAAGGATGAGGTTGAGGGCAGCACAGAAAAGGAgggcaaaacagaaacatgcactCAAGAGGGCAGTAGTAGCAGGCACCATCACTGGCACTACCGACGgacagaaagaacagaaagaataGGTCAGGAGGGTGGTCCACGAAGATTAACTCTCCGAGAGAGGTTCAGGAGAATGAAGCAGCTCCAAGCCATCAGCACAGGGGCCTCCAGCAACCAAGAGGGCAGTGACAGCACGTTCCAAAGGCTACAAGTGGAGGCAGAAGCTAAGGAGCACTGGGCACATGAAAACTGTGCCATCTGGACCAAGGGGGTAATTATGGTAGCTGGGAGGCTATACGGACTGAAAGAGGCTGCCAACAACTCAGCCCAAACG AGCTGCTACAAGTGCCAGATTGTGGGGGCGTCCCTCAGCTGCTGTTGGAGAGGCTGCTCTCATAAATACCACTATGTCTGCGCCAAAGAGATAG GCTGCACATTCCACGAGGATGACTTCTCCATCAAATGTCCTAAACATGAG GACCTGTAA